The following are encoded together in the Candida orthopsilosis Co 90-125, chromosome 5 draft sequence genome:
- a CDS encoding Csf1 protein (S. cerevisiae homolog CSF1 has role in fermentation and localizes to mitochondrion) translates to MAFEPQFMAVISNANFSVSFWIYFVDWILSLVLGLAFIFYFHKLLGFLVTLVCKLILWNVYRIRVHIDAFKLSPLGGRLFMKNLTIVTADTTISILNVTFTWRYWIVSLTKLSGFYWDTDSETGGVSQRQNDKSPCRFIVDVEGIEIFTYNKTAAYDNIMDILNGKKLDEKSGQRKDQEGKTANGDNEQEKESSTSSAEYDVHGHSDEKDSNQVQNEPSEDSNIHSKQTVPLLLQILPIDFRIKKGAFVVGNVTTPSVLVASFKYGRGLLDITKAPNPVDHYRLLHDFRFDEFQIWIRPNIGFDKYRYGKEDHEKIHSDSGRMDNLRNIKSYKLWYKFLVGSKWIGRKVQEKVLRKHKPNDDSPDDQLDWKGLRRYIGDSEDPVITTLLTSDEQYAKYSLILDSTSTRFVYFYDSPGIQPSSTSCIEREAPESGLEIEISFGTIHYGPWADRQRIPLQNMLFPSLARDSVPTSDFLKAGLKRDYEGFKVTVIVRDELVLRIPTREASKDKEFLKQNPNHQAFQKTARPFGWLELKVAEGSNVGSFTSFISNQEKGFPNKLKVNLSSPEIRSSVNHDVLYSADSHEINADIALPSQWNGKCNWSFDQVSLNPRLFLLREHLFLLSDLFTDFASGEPQPYENFRPFLYKINWKLINYELYLNVNDSNIINNPLDFNSNKYLSFQGEELNINLSIPLNGASTKKTTISYFLDTSHFDLILDTPPWHTVNTFLKGSNVVGKSGQFSVQGDYTFYSAVEVNTSNCIEINCFGEDICLKFFGFVIRYLFTVKDNYFGEHVHFKTFEEYNYGSVSSESSKDVQSQTESTVDDKDLWKMFKTENDVDVLFKFQVRNGLMLLPRNLYSCSSHIGLHFDTLDVDMRFCNYYMDMQVDFSPISGVLNSADVEPSDLMDVACYVDKYLQNNVDMQVDGFTVHSHRMFSAPPEEVTFWCKWDFCFGDWVIDSSPYFLQYMISGLSNFSVGFKDQANALEELFPPAFDAANFSIRFSKFILRLRPDAFSFVEVILDDILLSVNDVPNMRYSSKLVVSIPGISSKIVEVDDRKSEKIMAALNTSIVFTNICQKVDMIGLRDTREFHVRDGDAPFHRAPFLLFENFRDSFYRRNKGCLLTTMSLPKVHVPLTEATSDRWMPKGSSSSTSSDTSSLTSSKSSDLEFPTVNYCDGDFCPSYSVDPDTEYDNLILEIGDVKSFLSPASLPIIYKVAQTLEDFDLESVMDQVGSTTIKGLQSLMSSSKEIKNLRLVNHNLVLYLGQYHLENVDNLEAFYHDKDRIVLRTSNISLALSSKTQLTTKSGQIDLEESITIAYHMSFLSLSCQQKNKHQLAFVINIQDIEGWLNKIKESAEGSTRYDYLDGDFDVNQAQWLAGFLKQFSKSLEQEMTMFENLQSKRETHANLVHALTVASSEYAIDHDPDVLTRPAYFLRLKSEHIRFFDGWKVTARLQHILRTLPKSWIDDTSAKFKARAYKLPDNAFEQVLDIFSGWRAWEANQQQRLYMFKTIFGKEISGVTKKSTKFDFIGISTTLKSSDSKDTTFINLEELDLSYKSTFSDSKGELSDIAEMVVKLNNYESKVTKEIFEYVRKVHLCDVNQDLESVVKDEATNESHAQVSDTPPVEATTLPNRKKSLNIIVDVKAFEQTVSLFNTSVGIRLESFLSHIDSNNVSKGQVYAIGANEVELRSAVDSRNVLIQDFSGMHVLFAQSDSALHVDVEVDTSSTFFFDKNDNFVSTLRTVLERDYPYVTNLMKSIPQGSNVKSTQPKLSKSLSASMKMNEVIWNFGVLHPLVFSGAILNTSLSASMVDDVLTSKLKVEKIKSNLGMALNSILELHSADLMASISFYKSEKVSTLTSNVYLGYFKALLPDLNRAMIFATKDKFLLEEKVNAISEVLKKVAPIDKSTPNKFKEIPCLFKLRFKNDYFEVASIVHRASVSLGLEGSTLNLSNVSTTELPEGKFTNYRVQLYGDISLPAIRLSLMEKGIPIGLSNILAFGVSVRLFNDIDTPGKRQNLQVESQYFRVCLSEPVVVSAITLIDEVMKHFSGSKESQQVLQDAFQTPEAQRNTFESWVYTKFSSFQFLFYDFCVGWLFNDESKENPGIIVGAEKFFAATEENLGKFTLMGSYFSIANGNQSSNFYSTESEQVRLNRGFLPMLQLIFMIEKQSKTSKHLRITLRGDEVDVKFLSTSVGSTIQKSTTQALRIQKYLEQKAAARPLEEEKTNTEKTTKQPTVNTSFQSIEFSSTFAGSNVSIYRLEDDEQENTPSLYLHAPAFNTAFRFKKMTDSKSQIMGELVISQSENVLFPKCVPVFLDLAASTKDLMRSPKPEKGKPEDNSNNTNFIESLLQEMDIHFGLRIEKQFLTLSCEPTAKVAAVVGLEGIHVQLNTDEGTNPSFTASLLLDWVSASLQHIYSREISASMKVEKILLSSNFEIGAKNQNVTSGCMTEVDGFINVKQYQDVDLFKDIWFPRELFEIYATEDGTETGHEKQDQVSELAQDKSISSKFKEVSTTYAFPWIVLFVANAINLQVDFGQSLGVSNLTIENFWAVSKKSLDWSQDLKAGINAIKLSSKGRLGGFLTVSDINLHTAISWKLKDGDTLDVPLILLSGGVNKLAAKVSFDYNVVAIANVECFSMDIYNRKGTVSMAKDHLFVTTKFNVAELYMTSLTASNFVDISNTISRMIQDNRRSYKETLRDSSRGDSVDKKTSSRSYSNEAILKTIKKLQTKIHVSAGKILVHIYPSSIDNSKVLVINLDESRIKFQQNEYGRGMANEMDVKFNDLKVSLSTVPSVDEVFVEKCSVDEFVEMAHKAKGGSIFVFPSFRISMRTFQKDGTNVIEYYYQSTFSGTVDIRWNLGSVNFIREMYSIHANALASRMEYRHRMRTLDDIENSKSILKQQLNAEDPTKDIDDAIQERLEKAETMSKFRYVALAPPIIEAPQLKELGNATPPLEWFGLHRDKFPNFTHELVIVNLQKLVHEIELRYSKTLGKA, encoded by the coding sequence ATGGCTTTTGAACCCCAGTTCATGGCAGTGATTTCCAACGCAAATTTTAGTGTCTCATTTTGGAtctattttgttgattggatACTATCCTTGGTGTTGGGACTTGCTTTTATATTCTATTTCCATAAACTTTTGGGATTTCTAGTGACATTAGTATGCAAGCTTATACTATGGAACGTTTATCGCATCAGAGTCCATATTGATGCGTTCAAATTATCGCCGCTTGGAGGTCGACTATttatgaagaatttgacaATAGTGACTGCAGatacaacaatttcaatattgaatgTCACATTTACCTGGAGGTACTGGATAGTATCACTTACCAAGTTATCCGGGTTCTACTGGGATACTGACAGTGAAACTGGTGGAGTCTCCCAGCGTCAGAATGACAAGCTGCCGTGCAGATTTATCGTAGATGTTGAGGGAATTGAGATTTTCACTTATAATAAGACTGCCGCCTACGATAATATAATGGATATTTTGAATGGAAAGAAACTCGATGAGAAGAGTGGTCAGAGGAAGGATCAGGAAGGAAAGACAGCGAATGGGGACAACGAACAAGAGAAGGAATCAAGCACCTCTTCAGCCGAATACGATGTGCATGGTCATAGCGATGAGAAGGATCTGAATCAGGTCCAGAATGAACCATCAGAGGACTCTAACATACACTCTAAACAAACAGTACCTCTTTTATTACAGATATTGCCCATCGATTTCAGGATAAAGAAAGGAgcatttgttgttggaaacGTTACAACACCGTCAGTTTTAGTTGcatcattcaaatatgGAAGGGGATTGTTGGACATCACCAAAGCTCCTAATCCTGTCGATCATTATAGACTTTTGCATGATTTTCGGTTCGACGAATTTCAGATTTGGATAAGGCCGAATATTGGATTCGACAAATATAGGTACGGGAAAGAAGATCATGAAAAAATCCATTCAGATAGCGGCAGGATGGATAATTTGCGCAATATAAAGTCATACAAGCTTTGGTACAAATTTTTGGTTGGGAGTAAGTGGATTGGACGAaaagttcaagaaaaagttttaaGAAAACACAAACCAAACGATGATAGCCCTGATGATCAGCTTGATTGGAAGGGATTACGAAGGTATATTGGAGATTCTGAAGATCCTGTAATAACAACCCTTCTTACCAGTGACGAGCAATATGCGAAATATAGTTTGATTCTTGACTCGACACTGACAAGATTTGTTTACTTTTACGATTCCCCGGGAATACAGCCATCCAGCACGAGTTGCATCGAGAGGGAAGCACCAGAACTGGgacttgaaattgaaatttcatttggtaCAATTCATTATGGTCCATGGGCAGATAGACAAAGGATCCCACTTCAAAATATGTTATTTCCTTCACTTGCAAGGGATTCGGTACCTACTTCGGATTTTTTGAAGGCTGGCCTCAAAAGAGACTATGAGGGATTTAAAGTCACCGTTATCGTTAGAGACGAATTGGTGCTTCGAATTCCTACTAGAGAAGCAAGTAAAGATAAGgagtttttgaaacagAATCCCAACCACCAAGCTTTTCAAAAGACTGCAAGGCCATTTGGTTGGCTTGAACTTAAAGTTGCAGAGGGATCGAATGTGGGACTGTTCACCTCCTTTATCTCGaatcaagaaaaaggtTTCCCAAACAAGTTAAAGGTGAACCTTAGCAGCCCAGAGATTAGGTCCTCCGTTAACCATGACGTTCTATACTCTGCTGACTCACACGAAATAAATGCTGATATTGCTCTCCCGTCACAGTGGAATGGCAAATGTAATTGGTCGTTCGATCAAGTCAGTTTAAACCCTCGATTATTTTTGTTAAGAGAACACCTTTTCTTATTGTCAGATCTTTTCACTGACTTTGCTTCTGGAGAACCACAACCATACGAGAACTTCAGGCCTTTTTTATACAAAATAAATTGGAAGTTGATCAACTATGAACTTTATCTAAATGTGAATGATTCAaacattatcaacaatccGTTGGAtttcaacagcaacaaatATTTATCATTTCAAGGTGAAGAGCTCAACATAAATCTATCAATCCCTTTGAATGGCGCTAGCAccaaaaaaacaacaatttcgTATTTCTTGGACACCTCTcactttgatttgattcttgaCACCCCCCCATGGCATACCGTCAACACATTCTTGAAAGGATcaaatgttgttggaaaGAGTGGCCAGTTTCTGGTACAAGGCGATTATACATTTTACAGTGCCGTTGAAGTTAACACATCAAATTGTATTGAAATTAACTGTTTTGGCGAAGATAtatgtttgaaattttttggGTTTGTGATACGTTATTTATTTACTGTGAAAGATAACTACTTCGGAGAACATGTGCATTTTAAAACTTTTGAGGAGTACAATTATGGCAGCGTGAGTTCAGAGTCCCTGAAAGATGTACAATCTCAGACCGAATCCACAGTAGATGATAAAGACTTGTGGAAGATGTTCAAGACTGAAAACGATGTGGATGTACTTTTTAAATTTCAAGTTCGGAATGGTCTAATGCTTCTCCCTCGTAACTTGTACAGCTGTTCAAGTCATATCGGGTTACATTTTGACACGTTGGATGTTGACATGCGGTTCTGTAACTACTACATGGACATGCAAGTGGATTTTAGTCCTATTTCAGGAGTTTTGAACAGCGCAGATGTGGAACCTCTGGATTTAATGGACGTGGCTTGCTACGTTGAcaaatatttgcaaaacaatgTCGATATGCAGGTGGACGGATTTACTGTTCATTCACACAGAATGTTCAGTGCACCACCCGAAGAAGTGACTTTTTGGTGCAAATGGGATTTCTGTTTTGGAGACTGGGTTATTGATAGCAGTCCTTACTTTTTACAATACATGATATCTGGCCTATCGAATTTTAGTGTTGGTTTTAAGGACCAAGCTAATGCGTTGGAGGAGTTATTCCCACCTGCATTTGATGCAgcaaacttttcaattaGATTTTCAAAGTTCATTTTAAGGTTAAGACCAGATGCGTTTTCTTTCGTCGAAGTAATATTGGatgatattttgttgtCTGTGAACGATGTGCCTAATATGAGATACTCCAGCAAGTTGGTGGTTTCAATACCTGGCATCTCTTCCAAAATTGTCGAGGTAGACGATAGAAAAAGCGAGAAAATAATGGCAGCACTCAATACGTCAATCGTTTTCACCAATATATGCCAAAAAGTTGACATGATTGGGTTAAGAGACACCAGAGAGTTCCATGTTAGGGATGGCGATGCTCCTTTCCATAGAGCTCcatttttattgtttgaaaatttcagGGATTCGTTTTACAGAAGGAACAAGGGTTGTCTTTTGACAACCATGTCTCTTCCTAAAGTACATGTGCCATTAACAGAGGCAACTCTGGATAGATGGATGCCGAAAGGTCTGCTGTCATCAACAAGTTCAGACACGTCATCCTTGACTTCGAGCAAATCATCGGATTTGGAGTTTCCCACAGTGAATTACTGTGATGGAGATTTTTGCCCATCTTATCTGGTAGATCCTGACACAGAATACGACAACTTGATTCTTGAGATTGGTGATGTTAAATCGTTTCTAAGTCCCGCATCATTACCCATTATTTATAAAGTTGCTCAAACATTagaagattttgatttagAATCAGTGATGGATCAGGTGGGATCCACAACAATAAAGGGACTTCAGAGTCTCATGAGctcatcaaaagaaatcaaaaatttacGGTTGGTCAATCATAACCTTGTTTTATACCTCGGACAATACCATCTTGAGAACGTAGATAATTTGGAAGCCTTTTACCACGACAAAGATAGAATCGTACTTAGGACTTCGAATATATCATTGGCCTTGTCAAGCAAGACGCAACtcacaacaaaatcaggtcaaattgatttagaAGAAAGTATAACCATAGCTTATCATATGAGCTTCTTGTCCTTGAGTTGccaacaaaagaataaacACCAATTGGCATTTGTCATTAACATACAAGATATTGAAGGTTGGTTGAATAAAATTAAAGAGAGTGCCGAAGGATCGACTCGATATGACTACTTGGACGGTGATTTCGATGTTAATCAAGCTCAGTGGCTAGCAGGCTTTCTCAAACAATTCAGCAAAAGCCTCGAACAGGAAATGACAATGTTTGAAAACTTGCAAAGTAAGCGAGAAACTCACGCCAATTTGGTCCATGCTTTGACTGTCGCCTCTTCTGAGTATGCTATTGATCATGATCCTGATGTTCTCACGCGTCCTGCTTATTTTTTGCGGTTAAAATCCGAGCATATCAGATTTTTTGACGGTTGGAAAGTGACAGCTCGTCTTCAACATATCCTTCGTACGTTGCCCAAATCATGGATTGATGATACGTCAGCAAAGTTCAAAGCGCGTGCTTACAAGCTTCCAGATAATGCTTTTGAGCAGGTTTTGGACATATTCTCAGGATGGAGAGCGTGGGAAGCCAACCAACAACAGAGACTCTACATgtttaaaacaatttttggCAAGGAGATACTGGGAGTTACAAAAAAATCtaccaaatttgattttattggaATTTCGACAACATTGAAGAGTAGCGACCTGAAAGATACCACATTCATTAATCTTGAAGAGCTTGACTTGAGTTACAAGAGCACATTTAGCGATTCCAAAGGAGAACTATCAGATATTGCAGAAATGGTtgtgaaattgaacaattatGAGAGTAAAGTTACAAAAGAGATTTTCGAATATGTAAGAAAGGTACATCTCTGTGATGTCAACCAGGACCTTGAATCAGTTGTGAAAGATGAGGCAACGAATGAGTCTCATGCACAGGTACTGGATACTCCTCCCGTAGAAGCCACTACACTCCCGAACCGCAAAAAGTCATTAAatattattgttgatgtgaAGGCGTTTGAGCAAACCGTGTCCTTGTTCAATACTTCTGTGGGTATAAGGTTGGAGAGTTTCCTTTCTCATATTGATTCTAACAATGTTTCGAAAGGACAAGTTTACGCAATTGGGGCCAATGAAGTGGAATTGAGGAGTGCGGTAGATTCACGGAATGTGTTGATACAAGATTTCTCGGGAATGCATGTTTTGTTTGCGCAATCCGATTCAGCTTTACATGTGGATGTTGAGGTAGATACCTCGAGTACCTTCTTTTTCGACAAGAATGACAACTTTGTGAGTACGTTACGCACAGTTTTAGAGAGAGATTACCCATATGTGACGAATCTAATGAAATCCATTCCCCAGGGGTCAAACGTAAAGTCTACTCAGCCTAAATTGTCAAAATCTCTTTCGGCTtcgatgaagatgaatgAGGTGATTTGGAATTTCGGTGTACTTCACCCCCTTGTCTTCTCAGGAGCTATATTGAACACGTCACTATCTGCATCCATGGTGGACGATGTTCTAacttccaaattgaaagtggaaaaaatcaaaagcaATTTAGGTATGGCTCTCAACAGCATACTTGAACTACATTCCGCGGACTTGATGGCTTCGATTTCATTTTACAAACTGGAAAAGGTTTCAACATTAACCTCTAATGTATATTTGGGCTATTTCAAAGCATTATTACCTGATCTAAATCGTGCCATGATATTTGCTACGAAAGATAAGTTTTTGCTAGAGGAAAAAGTTAATGCTATTTCAGAGGTACTCAAAAAGGTTGCTCCAATCGACAAGCTGACTCCAAAtaaatttaaagaaattcCGTGTCTTTTCAAGTTGAGATTCAAAAACGACTACTTCGAAGTAGCATCCATTGTTCATAGAGCTAGCGTCAGTTTAGGTTTAGAAGGATCTACTTTAAATTTGAGCAATGTTTCCACCACTGAACTTCCAGAAGGCAAATTCACAAATTACAGGGTTCAACTATATGGGGATATTTCCCTACCGGCCATTAGACTCAGTTTGATGGAAAAAGGAATTCCTATTGGTTTATCGAATATTTTAGCATTTGGCGTCTCGGTAAGACTATTTAATGACATAGACACACCAGGAAAGCGACAAAACTTACAGGTTGAATCGCAATATTTTAGGGTGTGTTTATCAGAACCAGTGGTAGTGTCAGCAATAACGCTTATTGACGAGGTTATGAAACACTTTTCAGGTTCAAAGGAAAGCCAGCAGGTGTTGCAAGATGCATTTCAAACTCCAGAAGCCCAACGAAATACATTTGAGCTGTGGGTTTACACCAAGTTTTCATCCTTCCAGTTCTTGTTCTACGATTTTTGCGTTGGTTGGCtattcaatgatgaatctAAGGAAAACCCAGGAATTATTGTTGGTGCTGAGAAGTTCTTTGCAGCAACCGAAGAGAATCTTGGAAAATTCACATTGATGGGCTCTTACTTCTCTATTGCAAATGGCAATCAGTCGTCTAATTTCTACAGTACGGAGTCGGAACAAGTGCGTTTGAATAGAGGTTTTCTTCCAATGTTACAATTGATATTTATGATTGAGAAGCAATCAAAAACATCGAAACATTTGAGAATCACCTTACGTGGAGATGAAGTAGACGTCAAGTTTTTGTCTACTTCAGTTGGGAGTACCATCCAAAAGTCGACTACACAGGCTTTAAGAATTCAGAAATATTTGGAACAAAAGGCAGCTGCTCGTCCCTTGGAAGAGGAGAAGACAAATACGGAGAAGACAACAAAGCAGCCCACTGTTAACACATCATTCCAATCTATAGAATTTAGCTCTACATTTGCTGGATCAAATGTGTCTATCTATAGGTTGGAAGACGACGAGCAAGAGAATACGCCATCTTTGTATTTGCATGCACCTGCTTTCAATACAGCTTTTAGATTTAAGAAAATGACAGACTCCAAGAGTCAAATTATGGGCGAATTAGTGATATCGCAATCTGAAAATGTCTTATTTCCCAAGTGTGTTCCAGTGTTTTTGGACTTAGCGGCTAGCACCAAAGATTTGATGCGTAGCCCCAAACCAGAAAAAGGAAAGCCAGAAGACAATTCAAATAATACAAACTTTATCGAAAGTTTACTTCAAGAGATGGACATTCATTTTGGGCTAAGGATCGAAAAGCAGTTTCTCACTCTCAGTTGTGAGCCAACGGCGAAGGTGGCGGCGGTCGTTGGACTTGAAGGTATTCATGTTCAGTTGAATACCGATGAGGGGACAAATCCCAGTTTCACAGCGTCCTTGTTATTGGACTGGGTTTCTGCTTCATTACAGCATATATACTCAAGAGAAATAAGTGCTTCGATGAAAGTGGAAAAGATACTTTTGCTGAGtaactttgaaattggagcAAAGAATCAGAATGTTACATCCGGATGCATGACAGAAGTGGATGGGTTTATCAACGTAAAACAGTATCAAGATGTGGACTTATTCAAAGATATTTGGTTTCCTAGagaattgtttgaaatttatgCAACAGAGGATGGGACAGAAACAGGTCACGAAAAGCAAGATCAAGTTTCCGAATTGGCTCAAGACAAGAGTATTTCTTCCAAATTTAAAGAAGTGTCTACTACCTATGCTTTCCCTTGGATCGttctttttgttgcaaaCGCTATTAATCTCCAAGTAGATTTTGGTCAGTCTTTGGgagtttcaaatttgacaattgaaaacttttggGCAGTATCTAAAAAGAGTCTTGACTGGTCTCAGGATTTAAAGGCGGGTATAAATGCTATTAAATTATCCTCGAAAGGTAGATTAGGTGGTTTTTTAACTGTAAGTGATATCAACTTGCACACCGCAATTAGCTGGAAACTTAAAGATGGAGATACTCTAGATGTGcctttgattttgttatcGGGAGGAGTCAACAAGCTAGCTGCAAAAGTGTCATTTGATTACaatgttgttgcaattgcCAATGTGGAATGCTTCTCGATGGACATATACAACCGAAAGGGGACAGTTTCTATGGCCAAGGATCACTTGTTTGTTACCACAAAGTTTAATGTCGCAGAACTATACATGACGTCATTGACTGCCTCGaattttgttgacattAGCAACACAATATCTCGTATGATTCAGGATAATCGAAGGTCATATAAGGAAACATTGAGAGATTCGAGCAGGGGCGACTCCGTCGATAAAAAGACGTCGTCAAGATCGTATTCAAATGAGGCTATCTTGAAGACCATAAAGAAATTGCAGACCAAGATTCATGTTTCAGCTGGAAAGATTTTAGTTCACATATATCCATCGTCAATTGATAATTCCAAAGTGTTGGTAATAAACCTAGACGAGTCACGAAtcaagtttcaacaaaatgagTATGGTCGCGGGATGGCCAATGAGATGGATGTAAAGTTTAATGACTTGAAGGTCTCGTTATCTACCGTTCCCTCGGTGGATGAAGTTTTCGTAGAGAAGTGTTCcgttgatgaatttgttgaaatggCACACAAGGCAAAAGGTGGTAGTATCTTTGTGTTTCCGTCGTTTAGAATATCTATGCGAACATTCCAAAAGGATGGAACTAATGTGATTGAATACTACTATCAATCCACATTCAGCGGAACTGTTGACATAAGATGGAATTTGGGGTCAGTCAATTTTATTCGAGAAATGTACTCAATCCATGCAAATGCATTAGCTTCTAGAATGGAGTACCGGCACAGAATGAGAACacttgatgatattgaaaattcgAAATCTATTTTGaagcaacaattgaatgcCGAGGATCCAACTAAAGACATAGACGATGCTATTCAAGAGCGACTTGAGAAAGCAGAAACCATGTCAAAATTCCGATACGTGGCTTTGGCTCCGCCAATTATAGAAGCCCCACAACTCAAAGAGCTAGGAAATGCTACGCCACCATTGGAATGGTTTGGATTGCACCGTGACAAGTTTCCCAACTTTACGCATGAGTTGGTTATTGTAAACttgcaaaaattggttCATGAGATTGAATTACGATATTCAAAGACCTTGGGTAAGGCATAG